A genomic region of Friedmanniella luteola contains the following coding sequences:
- a CDS encoding hemerythrin domain-containing protein produces MTTTTTTGGDVPQASFPGQAAAPPGPADLMPMYLMHHAFRRDLAAFTAAVAATPLDDRRAWRRLDRRWGRFARVLHLHHAGEDEILWPLLLTEVDRAGDVSGRATLEAMEAEHGEIDPLLSGCAAGLHHLTSGGDADTRAALVVRMAAARERLGHHLGHEESDAMALVQRHLTPAEWDALHPEFGRHYTPRDGLFALPWVLHDLPVDLRPRALAFVGRGPALVWTLLLRVPFALRERRTFRAARRERSGG; encoded by the coding sequence ATGACCACCACCACGACGACGGGCGGAGACGTTCCGCAGGCCAGCTTCCCCGGGCAGGCGGCCGCGCCGCCCGGTCCGGCGGACCTGATGCCGATGTACCTCATGCACCACGCGTTCCGTCGTGACCTGGCCGCGTTCACCGCGGCCGTGGCCGCCACCCCTCTCGACGACCGGCGGGCCTGGCGCCGGCTGGACCGCCGCTGGGGCCGCTTCGCCCGCGTCCTGCACCTGCACCACGCCGGCGAGGACGAGATCCTGTGGCCACTGCTGCTGACGGAGGTCGACCGCGCGGGCGACGTGAGCGGCCGGGCCACCCTCGAGGCGATGGAGGCCGAGCACGGCGAGATCGACCCGCTGCTGTCCGGGTGCGCCGCAGGTCTCCACCACCTGACGTCCGGCGGCGACGCCGACACCCGTGCGGCGCTCGTCGTGCGGATGGCGGCCGCGCGCGAGCGGCTCGGGCACCACCTCGGCCACGAGGAGTCCGACGCCATGGCCCTGGTGCAGCGGCACCTGACCCCGGCGGAGTGGGACGCGCTGCACCCGGAGTTCGGCCGGCACTACACGCCGAGGGACGGCCTGTTCGCGCTGCCCTGGGTGCTGCACGACCTGCCCGTCGACCTGCGCCCGCGCGCCCTCGCGTTCGTCGGACGCGGTCCGGCGCTGGTCTGGACGCTGCTGCTGCGGGTCCCGTTCGCGCTGCGGGAGCGGCGGACCTTCCGGGCGGCCCGACGGGAGCGGTCCGGTGGGTGA
- a CDS encoding alpha/beta fold hydrolase: MSVQTHPTSRPQRTPDPTREATNRRPAGRTIVASAVAGAVAALVLALVVFDGGTEATITGALLLGFGFGWALMAVLTVCRTRQPQRWAVVPAVALGFTGAALVVLEPGDQTLTASTWVWPPLMVALAGWMVVQVRRSVTGRARWVLAAAIAVLVLASIGAVYGNVARTADRAAFPAPGQLHDVDGHRLHLDCRGEGSPTVVLSNGLGGSSAGWARIMGPVAATARVCAYDRAGQGWSDDVASPRDGVQSAEDLHTLLAVAGEHGPYVLVGHSTGGTVAMTYAARYPDQVVGLVLLDSASPEQFTRLPAYPGQYQLLMRRGLALLPTLSRLGLVHLVPGTSHLPAADAARVDALSAAPRAYRSQRDEISVLPEVFAQAQALSTLGDRPLAVLTASASSTGTDGWVGAQDQLAALSTRSVHRTVDSTHEGLLEDVAPAAESVRAITDVVTSARTGTPLPSR, translated from the coding sequence ATGAGCGTCCAGACCCACCCGACCAGCCGGCCGCAGCGCACGCCGGACCCGACCAGGGAAGCCACGAACCGCCGCCCCGCCGGGCGCACCATCGTCGCTTCTGCCGTTGCTGGCGCGGTCGCCGCGCTGGTGCTCGCCCTCGTCGTGTTCGACGGTGGCACCGAGGCCACCATCACCGGGGCCCTGCTGCTCGGGTTCGGGTTCGGCTGGGCCCTGATGGCCGTGCTCACGGTGTGCCGCACCCGCCAACCGCAGCGGTGGGCGGTGGTGCCGGCGGTCGCCCTGGGCTTCACGGGCGCGGCCCTCGTGGTTCTCGAGCCGGGCGACCAGACCCTCACCGCGTCGACCTGGGTGTGGCCGCCGCTCATGGTGGCGCTCGCGGGGTGGATGGTCGTCCAGGTGCGCCGCTCGGTGACCGGGAGGGCGCGCTGGGTGCTCGCCGCGGCGATCGCGGTGCTGGTCCTGGCCTCGATCGGCGCCGTCTACGGCAACGTCGCGCGGACGGCGGACCGGGCCGCGTTCCCCGCCCCCGGACAGCTGCACGACGTGGACGGTCACCGGCTCCACCTCGACTGCCGGGGCGAGGGCAGCCCGACCGTCGTGCTCTCCAACGGACTCGGCGGATCCTCGGCCGGGTGGGCACGGATCATGGGGCCCGTGGCCGCCACCGCCCGGGTGTGCGCCTACGACCGCGCCGGTCAGGGCTGGAGCGACGACGTCGCGAGCCCCCGGGACGGCGTGCAGTCGGCCGAGGACCTGCACACGTTGCTCGCGGTGGCCGGTGAGCACGGCCCCTACGTGCTGGTCGGGCACTCCACGGGCGGCACCGTCGCGATGACGTACGCCGCCCGGTATCCCGATCAGGTCGTCGGCCTGGTGCTGCTGGACAGCGCCAGCCCCGAGCAGTTCACCCGCCTGCCCGCCTACCCCGGCCAGTACCAGCTGCTGATGCGCCGGGGCCTGGCGCTGCTGCCGACGCTGAGCCGCCTCGGCCTGGTCCACCTGGTCCCCGGGACCTCCCACCTGCCGGCGGCCGACGCCGCGCGGGTCGACGCGCTCTCCGCCGCCCCGCGGGCCTACCGGAGCCAGCGGGACGAGATCTCGGTCCTCCCGGAGGTCTTCGCCCAGGCCCAGGCGCTCAGCACGCTCGGCGACCGACCGCTCGCCGTGCTGACCGCCTCCGCGAGCAGCACCGGGACCGACGGCTGGGTCGGCGCCCAGGACCAGCTCGCCGCGCTGTCGACCCGCTCCGTGCACCGCACGGTCGACTCCACCCACGAGGGCCTGCTCGAGGACGTCGCCCCCGCCGCGGAGTCCGTCCGCGCCATCACCGACGTCGTCACCTCGGCCCGCACCGGCACGCCGCTGCCCTCCCGCTGA
- a CDS encoding putative selenate ABC transporter substrate-binding protein, translated as MSVGRTVAAVAAVVLCLVGAACGGPQQADAGAPAPLRISAIPDRDPAELAAREKALAAYLGTTLDVPVEYVPVTDYAASVSLFRTGDLDLVFYGGLTGVQARQQVPDAVLLAQRDIDASFKSVFIANKAAGVGAVRDVAGLAALRGQRFTFGSESSTSGRLMPEYFLAQAGVTSATDFAGAPGFSGSHDKTVDLVESGSYEAGVLNVQVWQDRLDAGTVDLAKVEAVFTTPTYHDYQWVAGPDVDDRMGAGSTDRIRDALLGLDGSDVQETEVLDLYGASSVIPAAPQDYAQIEGIARQLGLLT; from the coding sequence GTGTCGGTGGGGCGAACGGTCGCGGCCGTGGCCGCCGTGGTGCTCTGCCTGGTCGGCGCCGCCTGCGGCGGCCCCCAGCAGGCGGACGCGGGCGCACCGGCCCCGTTGCGGATCAGCGCGATCCCGGACCGGGACCCGGCCGAGCTGGCCGCGCGCGAGAAGGCGCTCGCGGCCTACCTGGGGACCACGCTGGACGTCCCGGTCGAGTACGTGCCGGTCACGGACTACGCGGCGTCGGTCAGCCTCTTCCGGACCGGCGACCTCGACCTGGTGTTCTACGGCGGGCTGACCGGGGTGCAGGCCCGCCAGCAGGTGCCCGACGCGGTGCTGCTCGCCCAGCGCGACATCGACGCCAGCTTCAAGAGCGTCTTCATCGCCAACAAGGCGGCCGGGGTGGGTGCGGTGCGCGACGTCGCCGGCCTCGCGGCCCTGCGCGGCCAACGCTTCACCTTCGGCAGCGAGTCCTCGACCTCGGGCCGGCTGATGCCGGAGTACTTCCTCGCCCAGGCGGGCGTGACGAGCGCGACCGACTTCGCCGGCGCCCCCGGCTTCTCCGGCTCCCACGACAAGACGGTCGACCTGGTGGAGTCCGGCAGCTACGAGGCCGGGGTGCTCAACGTGCAGGTCTGGCAGGACCGGCTCGACGCCGGCACGGTCGACCTCGCGAAGGTGGAGGCGGTGTTCACCACCCCGACCTACCACGACTACCAGTGGGTCGCCGGACCTGACGTCGACGACCGGATGGGGGCGGGCTCCACCGACCGGATCCGGGACGCGCTGCTCGGTCTCGACGGGTCCGACGTGCAGGAGACGGAGGTGCTGGACCTCTACGGGGCCTCGTCGGTCATCCCCGCCGCCCCGCAGGACTACGCCCAGATCGAGGGCATCGCCCGTCAGCTGGGGCTGCTGACTTGA
- a CDS encoding response regulator, giving the protein MIRVLVVDDHEFFRDCLVSLVEGSADFEVVGQCADGAEVVEAVAALRAEIVLMDVRMTQVSGIEATAMLHREHPTARVVMLTCEAGDSSRAAARAHGAVGYLVKGSSHDLVLAALRRVALGGTAWPEDLADLGAVPLS; this is encoded by the coding sequence ATGATCCGAGTCCTGGTCGTCGACGACCACGAGTTCTTCCGCGACTGCCTGGTGAGCCTGGTCGAGGGCAGCGCGGACTTCGAGGTCGTGGGGCAGTGCGCCGACGGGGCCGAGGTCGTCGAGGCCGTGGCGGCGCTGCGGGCCGAGATCGTCCTGATGGACGTCCGGATGACCCAGGTGTCGGGCATCGAGGCGACGGCGATGCTGCACCGCGAGCACCCGACGGCGCGCGTCGTCATGCTGACCTGCGAGGCCGGCGACAGCAGCCGGGCCGCCGCGCGTGCTCACGGCGCCGTGGGCTACCTGGTCAAGGGGAGCAGTCACGACCTCGTCCTCGCCGCGCTCCGTCGGGTCGCCCTCGGGGGGACGGCCTGGCCGGAGGACCTCGCCGACCTGGGAGCGGTGCCGCTGTCCTGA
- a CDS encoding helix-turn-helix domain-containing protein — MGQSPTNEACYDLRPVPCPDVRGRGAPGGRRAASGRSAPTGTSSSSCDHYYVAPACGRDRGLVSLGFTASEARVHVALLQQPESTGYELAKAAGLQRANAYAAVDSLWGRRRSAGSTAAPRPGSSPSRRRMSSAASSGRPSAAPTAGRRGRGRPGRERPGHAAVGVLQSGHPAAPHPHDRPDVTGDERLRRRGLSVAPRSRVTE, encoded by the coding sequence GTGGGTCAATCCCCTACAAATGAGGCGTGCTACGACCTTCGTCCAGTCCCCTGCCCCGACGTACGAGGACGAGGGGCGCCTGGTGGCCGTCGTGCGGCGTCCGGTCGGTCGGCACCGACCGGTACGAGTAGTAGTAGTTGCGATCACTACTACGTCGCGCCAGCCTGCGGACGTGATCGAGGACTCGTCAGCCTGGGTTTCACCGCGTCGGAGGCTCGCGTGCACGTCGCCCTGCTCCAGCAACCCGAGTCGACCGGGTACGAGCTGGCGAAGGCCGCGGGCCTGCAGCGCGCCAACGCCTACGCGGCCGTGGACAGCCTCTGGGGAAGGAGGCGGTCAGCCGGGTCGACGGCGGCACCCCGGCCCGGTTCGTCGCCATCCCGCCGACGGATGTCCTCGGCCGCATCAAGCGGGCGACCGTCCGCCGCGCCGACGGCGGGCCGGCGCGGGCGAGGCCGTCCTGGTCGAGAGCGCCCAGGGCACGCAGCTGTCGGTGTCCTACAGTCTGGGCACCCGGCCGCTCCTCACCCACATGATCGACCTGACGTGACCGGGGACGAGCGGCTGCGGCGCCGTGGCCTGTCCGTTGCACCCAGGTCACGGGTCACGGAATAG
- a CDS encoding heavy metal translocating P-type ATPase, whose amino-acid sequence MDEPAPHEPALQRDRTATGPGDAGAQEGHAAPGGRLTAPGHHEDHGGHGDHEDVFRRLFWIMLATGLPVVLFSEMFAALVGYPLPDAAWVGWVSPVLGTLMYLWGGKPFLTGAAAEVRATSPGMMLLVALAITVAFVSSLGSSLGLLSHELDFWWELALLIVIMLLGHWIEMRSLARSASALESLAALLPDEAERVEGDQVVTVSPTDLRLHDVVVVRPGGRVPADGVVVDGAADVDESMITGESRPVARTVGDTVAAGTVSTDSALRVAVTAVGDDTALAGIQRLVAEAQASSSRAQLLADRAAGWLFWFALAAAAVTALVWMLLGQPDDALIRTISVLVIACPHALGLAIPLVVSIATERAARGGVLVKDRTALEAMRTVDTVLFDKTGTLTRGEPALTAVLTVDGRTEDALLALAAAAEADSEHPLARAVVTAATDRDLPRLSGADFQASTAVGVTATVDDHRVSVGGPALLRAHQLSPLPGSEAWKADGAIILHVLVDGRVAGALALADEVRPESREAVSALHALGHHVVMITGDAEQVAQGVAAELGIDQVFAGVRPEDKGDKVEELQAQGRRVAMVGDGVNDAPALARADVGIAIGAGTDVAIASAGVVLASDDPRSVLSVFELSRAGYRTMRQNLGWAAGYNLVSVPLAAGLLAPVGFVLPMAVGALLMSASTLVVAANAQLLRRLDLRPEASTKAVLSAR is encoded by the coding sequence ATGGACGAGCCAGCACCGCACGAGCCAGCCCTGCAGCGCGACCGCACCGCCACCGGTCCCGGTGACGCCGGCGCCCAGGAGGGCCACGCCGCACCCGGCGGCCGGCTCACCGCGCCGGGGCACCACGAGGACCACGGCGGGCACGGGGACCACGAGGACGTGTTCCGGCGGCTGTTCTGGATCATGCTGGCGACGGGGCTGCCGGTGGTCCTCTTCTCCGAGATGTTCGCGGCCCTCGTGGGCTACCCGCTGCCGGACGCCGCCTGGGTCGGCTGGGTCTCCCCCGTCCTGGGCACCCTGATGTACCTGTGGGGCGGGAAGCCGTTCCTGACCGGCGCCGCCGCCGAGGTCCGCGCCACGAGCCCCGGCATGATGCTGCTGGTCGCCCTGGCCATCACGGTCGCGTTCGTGTCCTCCCTCGGCTCCAGCCTGGGCCTGCTCAGCCACGAGCTCGACTTCTGGTGGGAGCTGGCGCTGCTGATCGTCATCATGCTGCTCGGCCACTGGATCGAGATGCGGTCCCTGGCCCGGTCCGCCTCCGCGCTCGAGTCCCTGGCGGCGCTGCTGCCGGACGAGGCGGAACGGGTCGAGGGCGACCAGGTCGTCACGGTCTCCCCCACCGACCTGCGGCTGCACGACGTCGTCGTCGTCCGCCCGGGCGGCCGCGTCCCCGCCGACGGGGTCGTCGTCGACGGCGCCGCCGACGTCGACGAGTCGATGATCACCGGCGAGTCCCGGCCCGTCGCCCGCACCGTCGGCGACACCGTGGCCGCCGGCACCGTCTCCACCGACTCCGCCCTGCGGGTGGCCGTCACCGCCGTCGGCGACGACACCGCCCTCGCCGGCATCCAGCGCCTGGTCGCCGAGGCACAGGCCTCCTCGTCGCGGGCGCAGCTGCTCGCCGACCGCGCCGCGGGCTGGCTGTTCTGGTTCGCCCTCGCCGCTGCCGCCGTCACCGCCCTCGTCTGGATGCTCCTCGGACAGCCCGACGACGCCCTCATCCGCACGATCAGCGTGCTGGTCATCGCCTGCCCCCACGCCCTGGGACTGGCCATCCCGCTGGTGGTCTCGATCGCCACCGAACGCGCCGCCCGCGGCGGTGTGCTGGTCAAGGACCGCACCGCGCTCGAGGCCATGCGCACGGTCGACACCGTCCTGTTCGACAAGACCGGCACCCTCACCCGCGGCGAGCCCGCCCTGACCGCGGTCCTGACCGTGGACGGGCGGACCGAGGACGCGCTGCTGGCCCTGGCCGCAGCCGCGGAGGCCGACAGCGAGCACCCCCTCGCCCGCGCCGTCGTCACCGCTGCCACCGACCGCGACCTGCCCCGCCTCAGCGGGGCCGACTTCCAGGCGTCCACCGCCGTCGGCGTCACCGCCACCGTCGACGACCACCGGGTCAGCGTCGGCGGGCCCGCCCTGCTCCGCGCGCACCAGCTGTCCCCGCTCCCGGGTTCCGAGGCGTGGAAGGCTGACGGCGCGATCATCCTGCACGTCCTCGTCGACGGCCGGGTCGCGGGCGCCCTCGCCCTGGCCGACGAGGTCCGCCCGGAGTCCCGCGAGGCCGTCTCCGCCCTGCACGCGCTCGGCCACCACGTCGTGATGATCACCGGCGACGCCGAGCAGGTCGCCCAGGGCGTCGCCGCCGAGCTCGGCATCGACCAGGTGTTCGCCGGGGTTCGCCCCGAGGACAAGGGCGACAAGGTCGAGGAGCTCCAGGCCCAGGGCCGCCGGGTCGCCATGGTCGGGGACGGCGTCAACGACGCCCCCGCCCTGGCCCGGGCCGACGTGGGCATCGCCATCGGCGCCGGCACCGACGTCGCGATCGCCTCCGCCGGCGTCGTCCTCGCCAGCGACGACCCCCGCTCGGTGCTGTCCGTCTTCGAGCTGTCCCGGGCCGGCTACCGCACGATGCGGCAGAACCTCGGCTGGGCCGCCGGCTACAACCTCGTCTCCGTCCCTCTCGCCGCCGGTCTCCTCGCCCCTGTCGGCTTCGTGCTGCCCATGGCCGTCGGCGCCCTGCTGATGTCGGCCAGCACGCTCGTGGTCGCGGCCAACGCGCAGCTGCTGCGCCGGCTCGACCTGCGGCCCGAGGCGAGCACGAAGGCGGTCCTGTCCGCGCGGTGA
- a CDS encoding phosphonate ABC transporter ATP-binding protein — translation MTPAVVVALRAVRVRYGPLLALDDVDLTLVAGERVAVVGPSGAGKSTLLALCTAAVRPTSGTVEVLGQDLTSATPRQLAAVRRRVGALYQRLHLVGRLRVVHNVNAGRLGAWPWWRALLSLVRPLEVAAARQALARTGIEALVDARTDELSGGEQQRVALARLLVQDPELVLADEPVSSLDPARAEEVLRLLGETATGRERTLLVSLHDVDLALRHCDRVVGVRAGRVVFDLPAAAVTADLRRQLYAFEPSG, via the coding sequence TTGACCCCAGCCGTGGTCGTGGCCCTGCGCGCCGTGCGGGTGCGGTACGGACCGCTGCTCGCCCTCGACGACGTCGACCTCACCCTCGTCGCCGGTGAACGGGTCGCGGTCGTCGGCCCCAGCGGCGCGGGCAAGTCGACCCTGCTCGCCCTGTGCACGGCCGCGGTCCGGCCGACGAGCGGGACGGTCGAGGTCCTCGGGCAGGACCTGACGTCGGCCACGCCGCGGCAGCTCGCCGCGGTCCGGCGACGTGTCGGCGCCCTGTACCAGCGGCTGCACCTGGTCGGCCGGCTCCGGGTGGTGCACAACGTGAACGCGGGCCGGCTCGGCGCCTGGCCGTGGTGGCGGGCGCTCCTCTCCCTGGTCAGGCCGCTCGAGGTGGCCGCCGCACGGCAGGCCCTGGCCCGGACCGGCATCGAGGCCCTGGTCGACGCCCGGACCGACGAGCTGTCCGGCGGGGAGCAGCAGCGCGTCGCGCTCGCCCGCCTGCTGGTCCAGGACCCGGAGCTGGTCCTGGCCGACGAGCCGGTCTCCAGCCTCGATCCCGCCCGCGCCGAGGAGGTGCTGCGGCTGCTCGGCGAGACGGCGACCGGGCGGGAACGGACGCTGCTGGTGAGCCTCCACGACGTCGACCTGGCGCTGCGGCACTGCGACCGGGTGGTCGGGGTCCGCGCCGGCCGGGTGGTGTTCGACCTGCCGGCCGCAGCGGTGACCGCCGACCTCCGCCGTCAGCTGTACGCGTTCGAGCCCTCGGGGTGA
- a CDS encoding PhnE/PtxC family ABC transporter permease, which translates to MSGLTGISSLEAAQQPGRSRRTGQAADRGRRRTGRRGWLLVAALALAWSVADLLGSGRPLLNPAGLPLLGAFWSAAARPDLSAAALRATAEAALTTVAFAVLGSALALVLGAAAAVPMSQTWWAPAGGRRPARAAATAGLLATRVAAGLPRGVHEAVWGLLLVSVLGRDPLVGVLAIALPFGAITAKVYSEIIDEADHGPHDAFRAAGAGRLTALCYGIVPSTLSSLTSYAFYRFECSIRAAVILGLIGAGGLGFQLSLSFQGLQYDQMWTSLYALVVLSAAVDGWGAWLRRGSSPVRGRLSAVLAALLAGASVWHLAPEASRWSSARTWRLLVELLDDVTPLRLPREGWPGLLAGAVETLQMSVVAAALATALGVAVAFVAARGATSPWGRGAGWLARSLLLVTRAVPPPVWALLVLFVVLPGPLPGALALGIYTFGILGRLFAEVVENLDGRPRDALVRQGAPPLTSFAYAVVPAAAGQFASLSLYRWEVAVRETVIVGLVGAGGLGRMLEQQRVAFDLPAMATTVLTLVALSLLVDAASIGIRRSLR; encoded by the coding sequence GTGAGCGGCCTCACCGGGATCAGCTCCCTGGAGGCGGCGCAGCAGCCGGGCCGGTCCCGCCGGACCGGGCAGGCGGCCGACCGGGGTCGGCGCCGCACCGGACGCCGCGGCTGGCTCCTGGTGGCGGCCCTGGCCCTCGCCTGGAGCGTGGCCGACCTCCTCGGCAGCGGCCGCCCGCTGCTCAACCCGGCCGGCCTGCCGCTGCTGGGCGCGTTCTGGTCGGCCGCGGCGCGACCGGACCTGTCCGCCGCGGCGCTCCGCGCCACCGCCGAGGCCGCGCTGACCACCGTCGCCTTCGCCGTCCTCGGCAGCGCCCTCGCCCTCGTCCTCGGGGCCGCCGCCGCGGTCCCCATGAGCCAGACCTGGTGGGCGCCTGCCGGCGGGCGCCGCCCCGCCCGGGCCGCGGCCACCGCCGGGCTGCTGGCGACGCGGGTCGCGGCGGGGCTGCCGCGCGGTGTCCACGAGGCGGTCTGGGGCCTGCTGCTGGTCAGCGTGCTGGGCCGGGACCCGCTGGTCGGCGTGCTCGCCATCGCCCTCCCGTTCGGCGCGATCACGGCCAAGGTCTACTCCGAGATCATCGACGAGGCCGACCACGGTCCCCACGACGCCTTCCGCGCGGCGGGCGCCGGCCGGCTGACGGCACTCTGCTACGGGATCGTCCCCAGCACGCTCAGCTCCCTGACGTCCTACGCCTTCTACCGCTTCGAGTGCTCCATCCGGGCGGCGGTGATCCTCGGCCTGATCGGCGCGGGCGGTCTCGGCTTCCAGCTGTCGCTGAGCTTCCAGGGCCTGCAGTACGACCAGATGTGGACCTCCCTCTACGCGCTCGTCGTCCTCAGCGCCGCGGTCGACGGCTGGGGGGCCTGGCTCCGCCGGGGGTCCAGCCCGGTCCGGGGCCGGCTGTCGGCCGTCCTCGCCGCCCTGCTGGCCGGGGCCTCGGTCTGGCACCTGGCGCCGGAGGCGTCGCGGTGGTCCTCGGCGCGGACCTGGCGCCTGCTCGTCGAGCTGCTGGACGACGTCACACCGCTGCGGCTGCCCCGGGAGGGCTGGCCGGGGCTGCTGGCCGGGGCGGTCGAGACCCTCCAGATGTCCGTCGTCGCCGCAGCCCTGGCCACCGCGCTCGGCGTGGCCGTCGCCTTCGTCGCCGCCCGGGGCGCCACCTCACCGTGGGGGCGGGGCGCCGGCTGGCTCGCCCGGTCGCTGCTGCTCGTCACCCGGGCGGTCCCGCCGCCGGTGTGGGCGCTGCTCGTGCTGTTCGTGGTGCTGCCGGGGCCGCTGCCCGGTGCGCTGGCGCTGGGCATCTACACCTTCGGGATCCTCGGCCGGCTGTTCGCCGAGGTCGTCGAGAACCTCGACGGGCGGCCGCGCGACGCCCTCGTGCGGCAGGGCGCGCCGCCGCTGACGTCGTTCGCCTACGCCGTCGTGCCGGCGGCGGCGGGCCAGTTCGCCTCCCTCAGCCTCTACCGCTGGGAGGTGGCCGTGCGCGAGACGGTCATCGTCGGCCTCGTCGGGGCCGGCGGGCTGGGCCGGATGCTCGAGCAGCAGCGGGTCGCCTTCGACCTCCCCGCCATGGCCACGACGGTGCTCACCCTGGTGGCCCTGTCGCTGCTGGTCGACGCGGCCAGCATCGGCATCCGGCGCTCCCTCCGCTGA
- a CDS encoding pyridoxamine 5'-phosphate oxidase family protein, which translates to MTPAAHPLPLAPSPGSPGDPVPTPARPAPRAVLDGLTDVLASYRTCELATVTRAGTPVAWPAVSWYDRAAGRLVLTTSIALPRKAFNVRRDPRVALLFSDPTGSGRADLPQVLVQGTAHCPDEIRTSPEGLETYWRELWRRQPGSSGYGSTPLDRWLFDFYYMRLVLTVDPTSVTTQPPLVRPAPPRGPKPSRTDDSPYGQVARRLPGYSDGVLATVTGDAPPVLRRVRPSADPTTGTLLLAGGEPVEVPDASSANLLLHRHDDQLGRLRQFGLVGTLEPAQDLVALRPTRVLAAAEATTPLSLARTVRRLRRSTQRYLDRRGLPRPTIPWADYRRLASGS; encoded by the coding sequence ATGACTCCTGCTGCGCACCCCCTGCCCCTCGCCCCGTCCCCGGGCTCGCCCGGCGACCCCGTCCCGACGCCGGCCCGGCCCGCCCCGCGGGCGGTGCTGGACGGTCTCACCGACGTCCTGGCCAGCTACCGCACCTGCGAGCTGGCCACCGTGACGAGGGCGGGGACGCCCGTCGCCTGGCCGGCGGTCAGCTGGTACGACCGGGCCGCCGGCCGGCTCGTGCTGACCACCTCGATCGCGCTGCCCCGCAAGGCGTTCAACGTCCGGCGGGACCCGCGGGTGGCGCTGCTGTTCTCCGACCCCACGGGCAGCGGCCGGGCGGACCTGCCGCAGGTGCTGGTGCAGGGGACCGCCCACTGCCCGGACGAGATCCGCACCTCCCCGGAGGGCCTGGAGACGTACTGGCGGGAGCTGTGGCGCCGTCAGCCGGGCTCGTCCGGCTACGGCTCCACCCCGCTGGACCGGTGGCTCTTCGACTTCTACTACATGCGGCTGGTGCTGACCGTCGACCCGACCAGCGTGACCACGCAGCCGCCCCTGGTCCGTCCGGCGCCGCCCCGCGGGCCGAAGCCCTCCCGCACCGACGACAGCCCCTACGGGCAGGTGGCACGCCGGCTCCCCGGTTACAGCGACGGCGTGCTCGCCACCGTGACCGGGGACGCCCCGCCGGTGCTCCGCCGGGTCCGACCCTCAGCCGACCCGACGACGGGGACCCTGCTGCTGGCGGGCGGCGAACCCGTCGAGGTGCCCGACGCGTCGTCGGCGAACCTGCTGCTGCACCGCCACGACGACCAGCTGGGCCGCCTCCGGCAGTTCGGTCTCGTGGGCACGCTCGAGCCCGCGCAGGACCTCGTCGCCCTCCGGCCGACCCGGGTGCTCGCGGCGGCGGAGGCGACCACGCCGCTGTCCCTGGCCCGCACCGTCCGCCGGCTGCGGCGCTCCACCCAGCGCTACCTCGACCGGCGCGGGCTCCCCCGTCCCACCATCCCGTGGGCGGACTACCGGCGGTTGGCCTCCGGGTCCTGA